One genomic segment of Strix aluco isolate bStrAlu1 chromosome 7, bStrAlu1.hap1, whole genome shotgun sequence includes these proteins:
- the LOC141925593 gene encoding microsomal triglyceride transfer protein-like, protein MNPQEVLGYVCLLCFSFMSTAKGDLQPLSFQPGTLYQYRYSLDVQLVDASTPSPRGAWLRAEALVQLHRLWRDRGGEELLQVQIHDLKVQHEPDEGRSQDSTGGPPEEIALSQEAQAELQQPVFISWNSGKVKAFYGDEAESILISNLKRGIISLLQLQPHAGTAMEEDVSGSCQVTYAMSNHSITKTKDLLSCTKPKSGFTSVNKIFGVEWQPTSRSQYMVKDNLLQSVLAEESHVVSPALRSTTGIKISSRQQLQLVSSQTPGPAEVAGQSLEDALSGMEEQHQPLGMPSLPFRRVCTLCPSLRAYLKGFDSQRVKMDTSKAATTWQFQRLIQMLRGAKKRDVLQLLRRAPEAMIPFVVEAAVAAQSVASLAALSDFLDFSKDSKSLLEKFLYAAAFSPRPSGDLLCLVLDKLDGKQLAPEVRETGIVAVGSLVGKLCRQKLCGLQEVERGVETILAGLRDAEEESKTVIYLLALGNAVLPKTIPTLLDHAEEGPATVTTAAISALRQFPTQHISDKVKRAMRRIFHETRKSYEKTCRLAAAEILLDNEPLPMDVINILLAASELETEMAMFLLLKVQNNLRADHHPARKIMKDIMRDPRINNYNLFSKAGISSSFSGPLTVTQDLLSTFGLDLLFLEGGFLRKSVSDFSLLSHGRRLRAAQVTIEAQGMESMLGENVLEGEEEPELMAGMSAIFFDVQLRPIVFFQGYTDLMAKVLLNSGEPTSVVKGNLLLMDHHQVIPLQSGLQVTIKLQGGLGLDISANMDVSIWEQELKTSINTRGSLAIDFQAELDAPFLQATLRNQMEVETSIHFDTMLRFSGSPVLMCLQLREEQVPYREIFTVSKSAGSQSSTTRKGRQGILPGREFALHRANSKVCNLLLTAEEE, encoded by the exons ATGAATCCACAGGAAGTTTTGGGATATGTTtgcctgctttgcttttccttcatgAGCACAGCAAAAG GGGATTTGCAGCCACTTTCTTTCCAGCCTGGGACCCTGTACCAGTACCGCTATTCCCTGGATGTCCAGTTGGTTGATGCATCCACGCCGTCCCCGCGGGGAGCCTGGCTGCGGGCTGAGGCCTTGGTCCAGCTGCACCGGCTCTGGAGGGACCGAGGCGGGGAAGAGCTGCTCCAGGTGCAG ATCCATGATCTGAAAGTCCAACATGAGCCAGATGAGGGAAGGAGCCAGGACAGCACTGGAGGTCCCCCTGAAGAGATTGCACTGAGCCAGGAGGCACAGGCAGAGCTCCAGCAGCCGGTGTTCATCTCCTGGAACAGTGGGAAG GTCAAAGCCTTCTATGGGGATGAAGCAGAAAGCATCCTGATCTCAAACCTGAAGCGAGGCATCATCAgtctgctccagctccagccccatGCTGGCACTGCCATGGAG GAGGACGTGTCTGGGAGCTGCCAAGTCACATATGCTATGTCCAACCATTCCATCACGAAGACAAAAGATCTCCTTAGCTGCACAAAGCCAAAGTCCGGATTCACCTCCGTAAACAAA atTTTTGGAGTCGAGTGGCAGCCCACCAGCAGAAGCCAGTACATGGTGAAAGACAACCTCCTCCAGTCGGTGCTGGCGGAGGAAAGCCACGTGGTGTCTCCAGCCCTGAGGTCCACCACTGGCATCAAAATCAGTTCGAG gcagcagctccagctaGTGTCATCTCAGACGCCTGGCCCGGCAGAGGTGGCTGGCCAAAGCCTCGAGGATGCGCTGTCTGGCATGGAGGAACAGCACCAGCCCCTAGGCATGCCCAGCCTGCCCTTCAGGAGGGTCTGCACCCTCTGCCCGTCG CTGAGAGCCTACCTGAAGGGTTTTGACAGCCAGAGAGTCAAGATGGACACCTCAAAGGCAGCAACCACATGGCAGTTCCAGAGGTTGATCCAGATGCTGCGTGGTGCCAAGAAGAGAGATGTTctgcagttgctgaggagagcaCCCGAGGCGATGAT CCCCTTTGTCGTGGAGGCGGCAGTGGCCGCACAGTCCGTGGCATCCTTGGCGGCTCTCTCGGACTTTCTGGATTTCAGCAAGGACTCCAAGTCCCTGCTGGAGAAGTTTCTCTATGCAGCAGCTTTCTCTCCCCGGCCTTCAGGAGATCTTCTCTGCCTGGTCTTA GACAAGCTGGATGGGAAGCAGCTGGCCCCTGAGGTCCGGGAAACGGGGATAGTTGCCGTGGGCTCTCTTGTTGGCAAGCTGTGCCGGCAGAAGCTGtgtgggctgcag GAGGTGGAACGTGGGGTGGAAACCATCCTCGCGGGGCTGAGAGATGCTGAGGAGGAGTCCAAGACAGTCATTTACCTGCTGGCCTTGGGGAACGCAGTGCTCCCCAAAACCATCCCCACACTCCTGGACCACGCCGAGGAGGGTCCCGCCACTGTCACCACCGCAGCCATCTCTGCCCTGCGGCAATTCCCCACTCAGCACATCTCTGACAAG GTGAAACGAGCAATGAGGAGGATTTTCCACGAGACGAGGAAGAGCTATGAAAAAACCTGTCGCCTGGCCGCTGCAGAAATCCTCCTAGATAACGAGCCCTTGCCCATGGATGTCATCAAcatcctgctggctgccagcGAGCTGGAGACAGAGATGGCAATGTTTTTGCTGCTGAAGGTCCAGAACAACCTGCGTGctgaccaccacccagcaag GAAGATAATGAAAGACATCATGAGAGACCCACGGATAAATAATTACAACCTCTTCTCGAAAGCCGGCATCTCCTCTTCTTTCTCAGGACCTCTGACAG tcaCCCAGGACCTCCTTTCTACCTTCGGGCTGGACCTGCTGTTTTTGGAGGGTGGCTTCCTGAGGAAGAGCGTCTCTGACTTCTCGCTGCTCAGCCACGGCCGGCGTCTTCGCGCAGCTCAG GTCACTATTGAAGCACAAGGGATGGAGTCGATGTTGGGAGAAAACGTCctggaaggggaagaggagccAGAGCTCATGGCTGGGATGTCTGCCATCTTCTTCGATGTTCAGCTGCGGCCAATCGTCTTCTTCCAGGGATATACAGACTTAATGGCCAAGGTCCTCTTAAACAGTGGAGAACCCACAAGCGTGGTCAAAGGGAACCTCCTGCTGATGGACCATCACCAG GTCATTCCTCTGCAGTCTGGCCTCCAAGTGACCATCAAACTCCAGGGTGGGCTGGGGCTTGACATTTCAGCCAACATGGACGTAAGCATTTGGGAGCAGGAACTGAAAACCAGCATCAACACAAG GGGAAGCCTTGCCATTGATTTCCAGGCAGAACTAGATGCCCCTTTCCTCCAAGCCACCCTGAGAAACCAGATGGAGGTGGAGACCTCAATCCACTTTGACACCATGCTGAGGTTTTCCGGCAGCCCAGTGCTCATGTGCCTGCAGCTAAGAGAGGAGCAGGTCCCATACAG AGAAATCTTCACAGTTTCCAAGTCTGCTGGGAGCCAGAGTAGCACCACTCGAAAAGGGAGGCAGGGCATCTTGCCCGGGCGGGAGTTTGCCTTGCACCGAGCCAACTCCAAGGTCTGCAACCTCCTGCTGACAGCAGAAGAAGAATAG